From Daphnia magna isolate NIES linkage group LG2, ASM2063170v1.1, whole genome shotgun sequence:
TAGAcggcaaacaaacaaacaaaaaaatttacttgcCTTTTTGTGTGTCGACAACTTTTTTCTGTGGAGATAAATTAGATGAACTGCTATCGTCACGAAACATGTCTCCACTAAACTGGGTTACCATGGAATTAGACCCCTAAACAAGGAAGGCGAAAAACATTAATATGAATTACTGTATTTCGCTTGGTCCATACCCTGTTGCTTCCAGCATAGAATTCCGATCCCGACCCCCGGGATTCATCGCTATTCTCATAGTCAGACTCCATGATATTTATTTTACTTCCGTGTTCTTCATCGGAGTCACTCAACGCTTCACCGAAAATATCATGCTcagctaaaaataaaaaagcataAATTTCCCATATAAAAAGTGAGATGTTAAAAACAGATCATACCCAAGCCGCGATTTTGAGTGCTGACAAAGGTACCCGACGCAAGTGGAACGGTCATAGCAGCACCGTCTCCCAAACCGGCCTCGTTGGCGGCCTTTACTTTAGATTCATCTTCTTCTGTGATTAGTTCCCATCGTACGCTAACTGCCTCGTTATCAACACGTAGCAAGCGCCTAACTTCTTTCTCAATTTCTGGAGCCTCcacgtatttcttttttaatgtttttctgAATCTCCTTTTTCTAACATTTTTCATTGGAGGAGCTATGCCATGTGGCATTAGGAATTTTTTATCAACTTTATGGggatcttttttctttggtttaaCAGGAGTTTCTTCTTCACTACTTGACTGTTGTTCACCCTCTTTGCAAATTAAAATctaaagaattaaaaaatatacataaagTAACATCAAGGGTTTTTCCTTCCAAAAACCTTTTAATAAGTAATAACTCACCTGGCTGACATCTGCAGTTTTATAAAAGGTTTTGTTGTCTATAGTTTTTTGAGATTCCATGACACAAGGTAGATCTAAAACCTGAAATAAACAGCAAATGCACACATATACTTAGTCATAAACACCTAGTGCAAAATCTTCTTGGAATAATACCTTGGTAGACATGACCCATGAATCAAACTGAACCAATCCTTTTCTCATGTCGTTATCCAACCTTATACTCAGTCGGTCTTTCAGATTCATCACACCTGTCCTCAGGGTTTGCCTCAGACCTTCTGCACATTCCTAATATGAAGGAATACAAAGAAATTTAGCTGGCAAGTACTTTTCTTAATGTGTCCAAGTGCTTACTGGTAGGCTTGCTGGTAATCTCAGTATGAACTGATTTTCCAACTCATCTCCTCCATTATCATTAGTACTGCTCGGTGGTAATACCGTGGGtctattcatttttcaaaataggaTACACCATCAATTATGTATCATGAAAACCACACTGAAGTACAAATAATAGGAAAATAACAACTGTCAGCAGTTAACCAGCTGGAGCAGacgcaacaacaaaatatgaatcctaattttgaaaaaagacaACGCTGCAGCGTtgcgtttttattttcaattgcaaGATATTTATTACTTGAAAATTTTAGTCTTTTTTCGTCAAATCTTATTCTACCGGCCACGGCATTGATAACTTTATCGCGGGAGGCACGTGGACATTGTTGCAGAACCACTATATTGAAAAGCATGGCCGGAATTACTCAAGTATCTTCAAATAAATGCTTTGGAGGTTTTCAAAAAGTCTTCTCACATGAAAGGTAATCATAGATTTGTTGTGAAGgtgttttcacattttacAGTAGTATGTTTTGACTGTTTTTCCATAGTGAGGAACTCAAGTGCAAGATGAACTTTGCTGTGTACTTACCTCCAAAGGCAGAAGATGTCAATGTCAAGCTGCCAGTTATTTATTGGCTTTCGGGGCTGACATGCAATGAGCAAAATTTCATGCAAAAGGCTGGAGGTCAAAAACTGGCGGCAAATCATCAGTTTATCATTGTCTGTCCCGATACCAGTCCAAGTGGGTGCATAGTTTGTTCTTTATGTTTTATTCATATTCACATTTTACCTGGTTGTAGGGGGTTGTGGTATTGAGGGTGAAGAGGATAGCTGGGACTTTGGTACCGGTGCTGGCTTCTATGTTGAtgccaaagaagaaaaatggaagaCAAATTATCGTATGTTTTCATATATCACCAAAGAGTTGCCACTACTGATTTCTGCAAACTTTCCTGCTGATTTGAGCCTAATGTCTATCATGGGCCATAGGTATAAAAAGCAATATAATTAGTAAAAACACAAATTATTGAACTTTTGAATGGGAACAGCATGGGAGGACATGGTGCTCTGATATGTGCTCTGAAGAACCCGGGGCTCTACAAAAGTGTATCGGCGTTTGCACCGATTTGCAACCCAGTCAAATGTCCATGGGGTGAAAAAGCGTTCTCAGGCTATCTGGGTGCTGACAAAACCCTGTGGGAGGAGTGGGATGCCACGTGTTTGGTTGCCAACTATCAAGGCGCCCCACTTCAGATTTTTGTTGACCAGGTACATCCAACCTAATTTTTCTGTCTATTTTTGTGTAGCGAAAGTCAGGataattattttacaaataaTTCTTAGGGAGAGGAAGATCAGTTTCTAAAGGACGGCCAGCTTCTTCCCGATAACTTAGTCGAATCATGTGCTAAAGCCGGTATGCCAATAATTCTACGGAAGCAGGCAGGATACGACCATAGTTACTACTTCATAGCAACTTACCTGGAAGACCATTTCAGCCATCATGCAAAATTCCTCCAATAAGGTTAGATTTCATTACTTTAGTAGTGGGTCAAGCTGTAGCGGATAttctttgtttctgtttaTTAAAATTATATTCAATACTGTCATTGGCGTCAAACATGCAATGAGGTTGGAGGCTACACTTCTGGCAGCCTTCCAATGAGACTgtgtaaacaaaatatatatcgGGTAAAAAGAGATCATCTCGTTAGAGCAACTGACGATTGAAAAGGAATGCCATTAGTAATTTGTCCGATGCGTGGAATTTAACCGTCTGGTCGGACGCCGGTTGGTTGTGGGTGACAGAGGTAGACGTAAGCAATTATAGAGAGAAAGAAGgtcgtttttttattcctttattCGATTTGACCTCCTTCTCTGTTGGCGTATTCACTTTGCTTTCACTTTCGTCGCTCGTGTGAAGCGACGATGCAGTTGAACTACTTTTTAGTTTGGGCTTTTCTCCGTCCGCTTCACTGAAGGAAGAGCCAGAGGAACGGCCAATCAATGAGCTAAATAACTTTGTGACGTGCATTAGGGAAGGTTTTTTCTGGCGAACGGCTGTTCGTTGTGACTTGAGCGTCCGCACCTCTCGAAACAACGCCGTCATCGTGAGTTCCACTCCCTCGACGTCTTCAGCTGCCGAAAGCTCAGCAAAGTGGCAATTGTTTTGTACCGCCAACGCTTGGCCATCCTCGACTCTAACCTTCATGCGAGTAGAACGCGTTATTTAGAAATAATTGTTGAAATTTCTATGAGTTTAGATTACCTGACGAAGATGTTCGAGATCTTTTTGATTCGCCAACAAAAGTACCGGTAGATAAAAAGGCATTTTGAGACTCTGTATTTTTTCAAGCATCGTAGCTGCGGCCTCGAAACTCGAGCTATTTCCGATAGAATAGACAACTATACATGCGTCTGCCCATGAAACATGAAccgttgggaaagaaaaatccgCCTTGGAAATAAGAATAGACCGCTTTTGAATTAAtggaatttaatttttttttttttaggatggACGCCGACTACTCAGTAACTATTACTGCgttattgttctttttttttttgaaggacTCGCACTTGTGTTATCTTGTGACGATCAGTCATCCGTAAATATTTATGTCAAGGTCGATAACAGTGACTTGCTTATTATTGCATATTCGCAACAAGATTTGATTTCAGAGAATTTTCAGATTTTATCGCAGTAGTAAGTATGCTCGCCCTTGgcattatttttgtttcaccCAGCAATTCAGTCATAAAAAAATCTGTCGATCGTCGTGTCGTGCGAATGCGTTCAATTACTCTGTATTCTTTGTCATCGATGTCGGTTAACTAGCCTAGTTTTCGCCCCCAAAAGCAAGGCAGTTTGCCAGTATGTTACATCATCCTTTGTCCCTTTTTGCGAGCAGTGCCACAATTCGGTTGGTTAATAGTAGTTTGCACACCGGGAAACCGCCCCTTGTAGAAGAAAATCGATAATTGATGACTCATCTTACCGAAGCGTTTGAAGTATCTGCGATTTCAATCTGCGAAGGAAACCCATCgattttgattgttttcttgTAGAGCAAATCTGACAAcaatatgttttaaaaatcaatacGTTGTGTCTATATGCGATACGTGCTTTTAACCCGATGTGGGTTTAGGCACACGGATGATCTTCTTAAATTGTTAACGTGTACAAGGGGAACATGTGGCTCACGTGGAGCTCAACGTGAGCGTTCAAAGTTGGCCGTCTGCTTTGTTAGTTCCAGTTGAGTTGTACGAGAGGAATaaaaagagggagagaaaTGACTAGACCTTTTACCCTCCCATTTCCATCACACTCTTCCGGGAAATGTGCATTGAACGGATcgattattttcatttctacTCGCcgtacttttttcttttcgtatcGCGTAGGCATCGCCGTTCGTCGATGTTAATTTCTTATTCCAACTCTCTCattttgccatttcttttggGGAACGTATCGTTGGGGTCAACAGGTTTTAAAGATAAAACGCAAAAGTCAAAAGAAATTTGGTTTGTGTATACCTTTTCCCGTGCAGTATTCTCCGATGAATCGATTGGTCAAATAACGAACCACAACAGCTGCAACGTAAACAGTGCAAAAATAGATATAGATTTTTAATGGTGTTGCCGTTGCACGAACgtgcccatttttttttttgcgaagAAGTGGTGGGTGTCGCGAAAATTGACCTTTCAGTCGGATGAATAAGAGATAATAGCAGCTTTGCGAAGGAGTGTTAGTCTGCAGGTGATGAGCGTCGCATCCGCGTTGCTAGGCAACACAAAGAAACCAAGCGTAGGTTGCGAACGAATGCGGTGTCGTGATTATTAAACAACATTTTGATTAAGATAAAagccccatttttttttttaattggaaTAAATGTCATTCTAACCCTCGCAAGGCAATGGAATTTACCCGTTTTTCCGACGGCCGCTGATCCTAGGACACACACTCTTATTCGTGGCACATTTTTGTCTGCATCGATTTTAGTTAATCGACCGAACGCGACGCTGCTGATCTTCTCGTCGAGTCGCATTTTTGCCTTTTGATTCTCTTGACtgctggatttttttttgtccgtcGCGTTGTTGTCCATCCCCACCCACTGTAATGCACAACTGCGTTTGACTTGGGATTTCAGCTcgctctttctttttctttgtgtgccTTTGGCTGAGTAGACGATGAAGTCAAGTTGCATCTCGTTATAACGGCGACTGGCCGCACCTCCGAACAGGAGAAACAACAATAAAGAATGACTAGGCATCGTGTCTGTTTTCCCTTgtaaaaatcaaattcagaGAATACCATAAGGTACTATACCCAGGAAATGGTTGCGCGTCCTTGTCTACCTCTATTAGCATATCAACCAAACGCTtagagagagaaataaaaggaGAGTTGGAAAACAAGCGATGGCAGCGGAATTCACGCTGGGCCTCTCTACAACATTTTCGCCGTAACGGCGCTTATCTGTGTCGTCATTTTCTGGGTTTTCCTTGTCGACAAGCTTTTGGTATTTCTGGGCAAGTGTCTAGCCAATTTTacctcttttattattttgaagAAGTGGCGCGAATGGAAAGAAAAGTATTCGCAAATCTTTCGCAGATGTGGTTTGTTATTATCGTCTGTGCGCTGGGCCATTACTCACCCGAACGGACATAATAAATCCTTTCGCGCGTTTCGCCAAGTGACGGTTCCAACtgttgtcttttctttttattttcagttgtttttACTGAatatttgttttcgtttttctgAAGTTTTTATATTCCGCTCAAAGTGGGACACGAGTTGGCTCTCTGTGTGTCCGCCCACGGCGATGGAGATGTTTGTAAAATGATTTGCGCGCTATTGAGTCGTCATTGTGagattctttcattttcattcgtTCAACATCACAGGGAAGAAACTGTTAAATTCTTTCACGCGCAAACACAATCGACCAATAATTGTGACAAACATAACAACCGATATTATCACATATTCAAACATATCAAATTTTCTGAGCCATTTGTTTGatcaaaataaagaattttgaagttgggaaatcaaaatatttttacaCAATTTCTCCGTCactctactttttttttacataaaataAGAAACACATTTTGGATTAATTTTATCAAATTTTGcgtgtagaagtaaaaacagcGAAATCTCTTGATATCGAGAATCCAATTCAATAACAGCCATTGCCATACAATTTTTCACTTtgattcaatttcaaaataaatgtcgaatccatttttgtttttgcacgTACAAATTTGTGATATAGACATCAGGTAAAGAGAGTATTTTTGCGTGAAATCTCTTATAATATAATGGCAACTAGGGAGCGATGGATATTAGACGGACCGTTTTTTGAAAACAGATCGGAACGAACCTGCCACGTTTGGCATGGAAGATGCCATTTGAGAAGTGCCTCCCTTGCGAGAAGAAGGTAGTTCAGGTGGCATCGAATTACGACCCATCAGCGAACCGAGCATTCGATTGATGATGTAGACGGAACGCTTCCGCTGTCGGCTGTTATGACTGCTTCCGTTGTTGTTATTCGCGTTGTTATTGGCATCCTGTTGCCTGATTTTGAAACTCCGCGCTTCCTTGATCAATTGATTGAAAATGTCGGCCAAATCTTCCGGTTCGCTTTCGGCCGGATCTGCCGCTGAAACTTCGCAGAAAACGCATGAAAACCGTTTGGCCAGCTCCCTTCCCTCTGCCGCATTAACCTGTAGAAgaggaaggggaaaaaatccATACGTCATTTTCGATACTCGTCCGGTTTTTTCGTTCATTGCACTCACGAAACCGACATTTCTATTTTTGAACACGGACTCTGTCAACACCGTCAGAGTCCTGCTGTTGATGCATTTTTGCCCGTCTCAACAGTCTGCTCGAGACGCGTGTCCATCTGACACTGTGTTTTTCGTCCGATTTGACTCGCATTCCAGTTCGCATAACTAACCTGTCTTAGATGTCCGAGATCTTTTTTATTGGCCAACAAGACGACAGGTACGGACAGCGGGGATAGATTGATTTCGTGTTCTTCTTTGTTGTCGTCCTCAAAAGATTTTCGCTGGCAACTGGTCGAGTTGTTTGTCTGCAGGGCGATAAGAGCTTCGTGTGCTGCTTCAAAGCTTGTCCTGTCGGAAATCGAGTAGACAACGACGCAGGCGTCGCTGTTTTTGGCTCGTGTCGTCGGCACGCTCGTATCCTCCtgtgttttcatttgtttggtCCCAaggttaaaaaagaaagaaaaacacaacagATTTTAGAATAACAAATGGGCTAAGTCAAAGAGTGGTCAGTtgcaaacaataaaaaacgcACAAGATCCGCACGCAGTTCATGCTGACTGATGACACAGacccttttttattatttcgttttctttcctttttttttgcattgtatTTTATTACGTTGTTTGAACGCTCACTTCCTCTAAAGATTACAATAACGTTTGATTATTGAAACTGGAGAGCCCATCTACAGCTCGATGTGTAAATATTTACGTGAAGTTCAATGGCATTTccgtttttttcattttgatacccttttttttgtttccttttttgtttacaattaatttgtttattttattaagCTCTTCCCGGATctatattgaaatactttggCTTTTTGGATTTAACCGCacatttctattgatagttGCTGTTGCTATGGTTTCCATCAAAAcagtcgtttcttttttcggttgCCATAGCAAATTATTCTTCATCTGTACAAGGATAATCACGTTGGATTCTTAATATGACACAACTAttttcaacacaaaaaaaaaagggggggcgGACGTGTTCTATTTCGTTATCTTACCGGATGATTAGAGACGTCGACGATTTCAACTTCGACGCTCGATCCGTCTATGCAGAAAACTTGCCGATATGATAAATCTAGAAACGCGGTTAAAAAAGAGATGCAATAGGATTACGCACACATACAATCAACATGTtcttgttttgaatttttacctGTGTGCGATTTGTATTCACCGATGTAACGCCGCGTTAGGTAGCGAACCGTTAGAGCTGGGCACGTTTCCAAGCGAAGCGAatcaataattaaaaaaaaaaaaaaacaatttagaaatgtttatttttaaaaatgaaattggcaGAAACAGCAGTTATTGacgtgaagaagaaaaacaacgatATAAAAAGCAACATACCTGATTTCCCCACTTGGCGGGCTCCGATGATCGTTACTTTGACTTGGTATTGAATCCCGTTTTTCATGATGACGGTATGGCCTGGCTCTTGTAGAACCTAATTACACgtacagaaaagaaaaaaaaaaaacattttgaaaatcgttACGGGATTAAAGCAACAGTGATAGAAGCTGATAAAAggaaattcaattttctttgtgcTATTTACCCCCCCATCagcattaaataattttaaacaaaaaagaatatggAGAGAGTCCTTCTCATTTCCTCTTTGTGTAAAGATAGCAACTAAGGATAAGCATCGAAAAAACGGGGCTAATTAGCTGGCCTGATTGCTTGCGGATATTTAGTTGCCTGACGTCAGCAAACCATGGCCGTCCTTGTCTATTGCGGGAAGACTTCGATTTTCGCCCAGCCTCCCCGTTTTTTgt
This genomic window contains:
- the LOC116917102 gene encoding transcription initiation factor TFIID subunit 7, producing MNRPTVLPPSSTNDNGGDELENQFILRLPASLPECAEGLRQTLRTGVMNLKDRLSIRLDNDMRKGLVQFDSWVMSTKVLDLPCVMESQKTIDNKTFYKTADVSQILICKEGEQQSSSEEETPVKPKKKDPHKVDKKFLMPHGIAPPMKNVRKRRFRKTLKKKYVEAPEIEKEVRRLLRVDNEAVSVRWELITEEDESKVKAANEAGLGDGAAMTVPLASGTFVSTQNRGLAEHDIFGEALSDSDEEHGSKINIMESDYENSDESRGSGSEFYAGSNRGSNSMVTQFSGDMFRDDSSSSNLSPQKKVVDTQKDDLQKMADKLRDEIREIKNLRQAQENELATIENAALKQRFQMALSKLVAQEQEKKEEYDQVMSML
- the LOC116917103 gene encoding S-formylglutathione hydrolase; translation: MAGITQVSSNKCFGGFQKVFSHESEELKCKMNFAVYLPPKAEDVNVKLPVIYWLSGLTCNEQNFMQKAGGQKLAANHQFIIVCPDTSPRGCGIEGEEDSWDFGTGAGFYVDAKEEKWKTNYRMFSYITKELPLLISANFPADLSLMSIMGHSMGGHGALICALKNPGLYKSVSAFAPICNPVKCPWGEKAFSGYLGADKTLWEEWDATCLVANYQGAPLQIFVDQGEEDQFLKDGQLLPDNLVESCAKAGMPIILRKQAGYDHSYYFIATYLEDHFSHHAKFLQ
- the LOC116917104 gene encoding ras-related and estrogen-regulated growth inhibitor-like protein isoform X1, whose protein sequence is MPSHSLLLFLLFGGAASRRYNEMQLDFIVYSAKGTQRKRKSELKSQVKRSCALQWVGMDNNATDKKKSSSQENQKAKMRLDEKISSVAFGRLTKIDADKNVPRIRVCVLGSAAVGKTAVVVRYLTNRFIGEYCTGKDLLYKKTIKIDGFPSQIEIADTSNASADFSFPTVHVSWADACIVVYSIGNSSSFEAAATMLEKIQSLKMPFYLPVLLLANQKDLEHLRQVRVEDGQALAVQNNCHFAELSAAEDVEGVELTMTALFREVRTLKSQRTAVRQKKPSLMHVTKLFSSLIGRSSGSSFSEADGEKPKLKSSSTASSLHTSDESESKVNTPTEKEVKSNKGIKKRPSFSL
- the LOC116917104 gene encoding ras-like protein family member 11B isoform X2, whose protein sequence is MPSHSLLLFLLFGGAASRRYNEMQLDFIVYSAKGTQRKRKSELKSQVKRSCALQWVGMDNNATDKKKSSSQENQKAKMRLDEKISSVAFGRLTKIDADKNVPRIRVCVLGSAAVGKTAVVVRYLTNRFIGEYCTGKDLLYKKTIKIDGFPSQIEIADTSNASISNIFVRVEDGQALAVQNNCHFAELSAAEDVEGVELTMTALFREVRTLKSQRTAVRQKKPSLMHVTKLFSSLIGRSSGSSFSEADGEKPKLKSSSTASSLHTSDESESKVNTPTEKEVKSNKGIKKRPSFSL
- the LOC116917104 gene encoding ras-related and estrogen-regulated growth inhibitor-like protein isoform X3: MPSHSLLLFLLFGGAASRRYNEMQLDFIVYSAKGTQRKRKSELKSQVKRSCALQWVGMDNNATDKKKSSSQENQKAKMRLDEKISSVAFGRLTKIDADKNVPRIRVCVLGSAAVGKTAVVVRYLTNRFIGEYCTGKDLLYKKTIKIDGFPSQIEIADTSNASADFSFPTVHVSWADACIVVYSIGNSSSFEAAATMLEKIQSLKMPFYLPVLLLANQKDLEHLRQSRGWPSVGGTKQLPLC
- the LOC116917107 gene encoding ras-related and estrogen-regulated growth inhibitor-like protein; the protein is MKNGIQYQVKVTIIGARQVGKSALTVRYLTRRYIGEYKSHTDLSYRQVFCIDGSSVEVEIVDVSNHPEDTSVPTTRAKNSDACVVVYSISDRTSFEAAHEALIALQTNNSTSCQRKSFEDDNKEEHEINLSPLSVPVVLLANKKDLGHLRQVNAAEGRELAKRFSCVFCEVSAADPAESEPEDLADIFNQLIKEARSFKIRQQDANNNANNNNGSSHNSRQRKRSVYIINRMLGSLMGRNSMPPELPSSRKGGTSQMASSMPNVAGSFRSVFKKRSV